One region of Dissulfurirhabdus thermomarina genomic DNA includes:
- the hemC gene encoding hydroxymethylbilane synthase has product MPERLRLATRKSALALAQSTWVKEQIEARWPGVEVELVRVVTKGDKILDVPLAKVGGKGLFVKEIEEALLRGEADLAVHSLKDVPAETPEGLEVSVFPRREDPRDALVARPGLTLETLPEGARVGTSSLRRMAQLRLRRPDLEIHSLRGNLDTRLRKLDEGAFDAILLAVAGLRRLGLADRITEVVDAGVLLPAVGQGALGIELRSNDPRTREILAPLADTATATCVRAERAFLARLEGGCQVPIGGLARLDGDRLSMEGLVADEAGRRIVRRNAEGPAADAARIGRDLADEILEAGGREILAEVYGHA; this is encoded by the coding sequence ATGCCTGAACGACTCAGACTCGCCACCCGGAAGAGCGCCCTGGCCCTGGCCCAGAGCACCTGGGTCAAGGAACAGATCGAGGCCCGGTGGCCCGGAGTCGAGGTGGAACTCGTCCGGGTGGTGACCAAGGGCGACAAGATCCTCGACGTCCCCCTGGCCAAGGTGGGGGGCAAGGGGCTCTTCGTGAAGGAGATCGAGGAGGCGCTGCTTCGGGGAGAGGCCGACCTCGCCGTCCACAGCCTGAAGGACGTCCCGGCGGAGACCCCCGAGGGGCTCGAGGTCTCGGTCTTCCCCCGCCGGGAGGACCCGCGGGACGCCCTGGTGGCCCGGCCGGGGCTCACCCTGGAGACCCTCCCCGAGGGCGCCCGGGTGGGGACGAGCAGCCTCCGCCGCATGGCGCAGCTGCGTCTTCGCCGGCCCGACCTCGAGATCCACTCCCTCAGGGGCAACCTCGATACCCGGCTTCGGAAGCTCGACGAGGGCGCCTTCGACGCCATCCTGCTCGCCGTGGCCGGGCTCCGGCGCCTGGGGCTGGCGGACCGGATCACCGAGGTGGTGGACGCCGGCGTCCTCTTGCCCGCCGTGGGGCAGGGAGCGCTCGGCATCGAGCTCCGCTCGAATGACCCCCGCACCCGCGAGATCCTCGCGCCGCTGGCGGACACGGCCACCGCGACCTGCGTCCGCGCGGAGCGGGCCTTCCTCGCCCGGCTCGAGGGGGGGTGCCAGGTCCCCATCGGGGGGCTGGCCCGCCTCGACGGGGACCGGCTCTCCATGGAGGGACTCGTGGCGGACGAAGCGGGCCGCCGCATCGTCCGACGGAACGCCGAGGGGCCGGCGGCGGACGCGGCGCGGATCGGCCGCGATCTCGCGGACGAGATCCTGGAGGCCGGCGGGCGGGAGATCCTCGCCGAGGTCTACGGCCATGCCTGA
- a CDS encoding FmdB family zinc ribbon protein, giving the protein MPIYEFECAACGECFEELVLGGRSDVKCPKCASPEVRKKLSAFAFKSGATFVGTGKTPGGGGCSGCSSSNCGSCGG; this is encoded by the coding sequence ATGCCCATCTACGAGTTCGAGTGCGCCGCCTGCGGCGAATGTTTCGAGGAACTGGTCCTCGGCGGCCGGTCCGACGTGAAGTGCCCGAAGTGCGCAAGCCCCGAGGTCCGCAAGAAGCTGTCCGCCTTCGCCTTCAAGAGCGGGGCCACCTTCGTCGGCACCGGGAAGACCCCCGGCGGGGGCGGCTGCAGCGGGTGCTCCAGCAGCAACTGCGGCTCCTGCGGGGGCTGA
- a CDS encoding D-sedoheptulose-7-phosphate isomerase, with protein MSRQTDPFVPLLEEALEASLAAKRATLASEGGRLVALAREMAEVFRGGGRVFFFGNGGSAADAQHLAAEFVNRFRMERRPLPGIALTTDTSILTAVGNDYSFDDVFAKQVQALGRPGDMAVGISTSGHSPNVVKALAAAREAGLRTVALTGRGGGRMAETADLVLRAASDDTPRIQEVQIFLGHLLCDLVERILFAAP; from the coding sequence ATGTCCCGGCAGACCGACCCCTTTGTCCCCCTGCTCGAAGAGGCCCTGGAGGCCTCGCTGGCGGCCAAGCGCGCCACCCTCGCCTCGGAGGGCGGGCGCCTCGTCGCCTTGGCCCGAGAGATGGCCGAGGTGTTCCGCGGCGGCGGGCGGGTCTTCTTCTTCGGCAACGGGGGGAGCGCCGCCGACGCGCAGCACCTGGCCGCCGAGTTCGTCAACCGCTTCCGCATGGAACGGCGCCCCCTCCCGGGCATCGCGCTGACCACCGACACCTCCATCCTCACCGCCGTGGGGAACGACTACTCCTTCGACGACGTCTTCGCGAAGCAGGTCCAGGCCCTGGGCCGGCCCGGTGACATGGCGGTGGGGATCAGCACCAGCGGCCACTCCCCCAACGTGGTCAAGGCCCTGGCCGCCGCCCGGGAGGCGGGCCTCAGGACGGTGGCCCTCACGGGCCGCGGCGGGGGGCGCATGGCCGAGACCGCCGACCTGGTCCTCCGGGCCGCCTCCGACGACACGCCGCGGATCCAGGAGGTCCAGATCTTCCTGGGCCATCTCCTGTGCGACCTGGTGGAGCGGATCCTCTTTGCGGCGCCATGA
- a CDS encoding diguanylate cyclase domain-containing protein: MTGPDVTFPDILHDELDLHPSVLLVDDQPMIAEAVRRALEKDPEIEFLYCQDPGQAVKTAVEWHPTVILQDLVMPDIDGLTLVRYYRANPKTRRIPIIVLSVKEDPVVKSEAFAVGANDYLVKLPDSIELIARIRYHSRAYLYHVQRDQAFLALKESERRLEESNAALERLSTLDGLTGIANRRRFDEALAREWRRAARDGHELGLVLLDIDHFKAYNDTYGHLEGDDCLKQVAAAVEKAMRRPGDLAARYGGEEFAAILPETGIDGARKRAEAIRAAVEALGIPHEASPVADHVTVSLGAAAAAPGKGGGPEDLIQQADAGLYAAKEGGRNRVGTV, translated from the coding sequence ATGACCGGACCGGATGTGACCTTCCCCGACATCCTCCACGACGAGCTCGACCTCCATCCCTCCGTGCTCCTGGTGGACGACCAGCCCATGATCGCGGAGGCGGTCCGCCGGGCCCTCGAGAAGGATCCCGAGATCGAGTTCCTCTACTGCCAGGACCCCGGCCAGGCGGTGAAGACCGCGGTGGAGTGGCATCCCACGGTGATCCTCCAGGACCTCGTCATGCCCGACATCGACGGGCTCACCCTGGTCCGCTACTACCGGGCCAACCCGAAGACCCGCCGCATCCCCATCATCGTCCTCTCCGTCAAGGAGGACCCGGTGGTGAAGAGCGAGGCCTTCGCCGTGGGCGCCAACGACTACCTGGTGAAGCTCCCCGACAGCATCGAGCTCATCGCCCGGATCCGCTACCACTCCCGGGCCTACCTCTACCACGTCCAGCGCGACCAGGCCTTCCTCGCCCTGAAGGAGAGCGAGCGGAGGCTGGAAGAGAGCAACGCCGCCCTGGAGCGGCTCTCCACCCTGGACGGGCTCACCGGCATCGCCAACCGCCGGCGTTTCGACGAGGCCCTCGCGCGGGAATGGCGCCGGGCCGCCCGGGACGGGCACGAGCTGGGCCTCGTCCTCCTCGACATCGATCACTTCAAGGCCTACAACGACACCTACGGCCACCTCGAGGGCGACGACTGCCTCAAGCAGGTGGCCGCGGCCGTGGAGAAGGCCATGCGGCGGCCGGGGGACCTCGCCGCCCGCTACGGCGGCGAGGAGTTCGCGGCGATCCTCCCCGAGACCGGGATCGATGGCGCCCGGAAGCGGGCCGAGGCCATCCGGGCGGCGGTGGAGGCCCTGGGGATCCCCCACGAGGCCTCCCCCGTGGCGGACCACGTCACCGTGAGCCTCGGGGCGGCGGCGGCGGCGCCGGGGAAGGGCGGCGGGCCGGAGGACCTCATCCAGCAGGCCGATGCGGGCCTCTACGCGGCCAAGGAGGGGGGACGGAACCGGGTGGGGACCGTCTGA
- a CDS encoding chemotaxis response regulator protein-glutamate methylesterase — translation MRLGIVNDSETAVACLRRTLKAAPEHEVAWVARNGSEAVDFAAMDTPDLILMDLIMPVMDGVEATRRIMERSPCAILVVTASVQGNAGRVFEALGAGALDAVPTPTCADAEASAPLLRKIATLEKLIQASRGAARSRPAFRERPLEAPRRPDLLVIGASTGGPQALARLLAVLPKEFPAPVVVIQHVDARFARGMADWLDTQTPLRVRVARPGDRPRPGEVLVAETNDHLVFRRDGRVAYTEEPREHPYRPSVDVAFHCLARNRPGAGAAVLLTGMGRDGAEGLLALRAAGWYTVAQDKASCAVYGMPKAAAELGAAVDVLPPDEAGRAVLDYFRKGRRPS, via the coding sequence ATGAGGCTGGGGATCGTCAACGACTCGGAGACGGCGGTGGCATGCCTCCGCCGGACCCTCAAGGCCGCGCCGGAGCACGAGGTGGCCTGGGTGGCGAGAAACGGCTCCGAGGCCGTGGATTTCGCCGCCATGGACACCCCGGACCTCATCCTCATGGACCTCATCATGCCCGTGATGGACGGCGTCGAGGCCACCCGGCGGATCATGGAGCGTTCCCCCTGCGCCATCCTGGTGGTCACGGCCTCGGTCCAGGGCAATGCCGGCCGCGTCTTCGAGGCCCTGGGGGCCGGGGCCCTGGACGCGGTCCCGACCCCGACCTGCGCCGACGCCGAGGCATCGGCGCCCCTCCTCCGAAAGATCGCCACCCTCGAGAAGTTGATCCAGGCCTCCCGGGGGGCGGCCCGGAGCCGCCCCGCCTTCCGGGAACGCCCCCTCGAGGCGCCGCGCCGCCCCGACCTCCTGGTGATCGGGGCATCCACGGGCGGCCCGCAGGCCCTGGCCCGCCTGCTCGCGGTCTTGCCGAAGGAGTTCCCCGCGCCGGTGGTGGTGATCCAGCACGTGGACGCGAGGTTCGCCCGGGGGATGGCGGACTGGCTCGACACCCAGACCCCGCTCCGGGTGCGGGTGGCGCGTCCCGGTGACCGGCCCCGGCCGGGGGAGGTCCTGGTGGCCGAGACCAACGACCACCTGGTCTTCCGGAGGGACGGCCGCGTGGCCTATACCGAGGAGCCCCGGGAGCACCCCTACCGGCCCAGCGTGGACGTGGCCTTCCACTGCCTGGCGCGGAACAGGCCCGGGGCCGGGGCGGCGGTGCTGCTCACGGGCATGGGGCGCGACGGCGCCGAGGGACTCCTCGCGCTCCGGGCGGCGGGATGGTATACCGTGGCGCAGGACAAGGCGAGCTGTGCCGTCTACGGCATGCCCAAGGCGGCGGCCGAGCTGGGGGCCGCCGTGGACGTCCTGCCCCCGGACGAGGCGGGGCGGGCGGTCCTGGACTACTTTCGAAAGGGGAGGCGGCCGTCATGA